One segment of Daphnia magna isolate NIES linkage group LG2, ASM2063170v1.1, whole genome shotgun sequence DNA contains the following:
- the LOC116915975 gene encoding uncharacterized protein LOC116915975, with the protein MSDSDAEELSVGAPSPISAKERHHHGSNMIIMDGDEEGSSSVSSFRIRNEGVDAINDSNGASQRHPTCALCKNHQTISTLKGHKRYCPWRQCMCELCYGTNKKRKINAEQVALRRAQAQDEELRKKGIIQQLERISSSSASTITTPSSIQQSPSPDCGKARPSRSEHQHSMPGREERAPKVKIDAPARPTPAAGCHQSSPVVFGQQLSLGSILMGQNVSLLRHSVCEKRLGFEMLGFLFRIIQDVKAEIERVSFQLNEIHHEIQIKIHSGNVNFAPNPNLVYGQDPLQNGNPVTPVSIHHYQIPSSFQTQFRATVINGPHPPLHQTLYPN; encoded by the coding sequence ATGTCAGATAGCGACGCTGAAGAATTGTCCGTGGGGGCACCGTCGCCGATTTCAGCTAAAGAGCGCCATCACCACGGTTCTAATATGATTATCATGGATGGCGATGAAGAAGGGTCCAGCAGCGTTTCAAGTTTTCGAATCCGTAACGAAGGAGTGGACGCGATTAATGACAGCAACGGCGCCTCGCAGCGCCACCCGACTTGTGCGCTGTGCAAAAATCACCAAACGATAAGCACGCTCAAAGGGCACAAAAGATACTGTCCATGGCGACAATGTATGTGCGAGTTGTGCTACGGCAccaataaaaagagaaagatcAATGCGGAGCAAGTGGCGCTGAGACGAGCTCAAGCCCAAGATGAAGAACTGCGCAAAAAAGGAATAATTCAGCAACTCGAAAGGATTTCAAGCTCCTCGGCGTCAACAATCACTACACCCTCTTCTATCCAACAATCGCCTTCACCCGATTGTGGGAAAGCGAGGCCGTCTCGCTCCGAGCATCAGCACTCGATGCCGGGCAGAGAGGAAAGAGCGCCAAAAGTGAAAATCGATGCCCCGGCGCGGCCTACACCGGCCGCGGGATGTCACCAATCGAGTCCCGTAGTCTTTGGGCAACAATTATCACTTGGCAGCATTCTCATGGGCCAGAATGTCTCCTTACTGAGGCACTCTGTTTGCGAGAAGCGATTAGGTTTCGAAATGTTGGGTTTCCTCTTCAGGATCATTCAAGACGTTAAGGCTGAAATCGAAAGAGTCTCTTTTCAATTGAATGAAATACACCACGAGATTCAAATCAAGATTCATTCCGGCAACGTTAACTTTGCGCCAAATCCTAATCTGGTTTACGGTCAAGATCCACTGCAGAACGGAAATCCAGTGACCCCGGTATCCATTCATCATTACCAAatcccttcttcttttcagaCTCAGTTCCGAGCGACGGTCATTAACGGCCCTCATCCTCCCCTACACCAAACTTTATATCCCAAttga
- the LOC116917054 gene encoding uncharacterized protein LOC116917054 isoform X1: MPFSDEESSEMPSPSSQTQFDQETIDVEHMDDDDELKSSPTSFGTGKGASCRNPTCALCKNHGINSPLKGHKRYCPFGRCSCDLCRVTRKKQKINASQVASRRAQQQDRELGIDRPTMQPNTSSGSTTPRTFASSISPSDLGRNSTRSALDVDRPLSEPNTTQYVPSHYAPGSGPQEFGKNMALECFLLGRRASLLVNSLRDSKLSVEHLAYLDNDVYCSGNRFLMPVRNPQWLFHHTLPTNLQFFRNSPIERRRKMRLAPLNCTVTPAETPSFVHHVIFLFLCIPMLINDWVLRLFANESLIKTRKILFTCTFSPSLINSIGLAFLFSSWF; the protein is encoded by the exons ATGCCCTTCAGCGATGAAGAATCCTCTGAAATGCCATCTCCGTCCTCCCAAACTCAGTTTGATCAAGAGACGATCGATGTAGAGCACatggatgatgatgacgaGTTAAAAAGTAGTCCAACTTCATTCGGCACAGGAAAAGGAGCATCCTGTCGCAATCCAACTTGCGCCCTGTGCAAGAATCATGGCATCAATAGTCCTTTAAAAGGTCATAAGCGTTACTGTCCATTTGGACGTTGCAGTTGCGACCTGTGTCGAGTCACTCGcaagaaacagaaaatcaaCGCATCTCAGGTAGCCAGTAGACGGGCCCAGCAACAAGACAGAGAACTGGGAATTGATAGGCCCACAATGCAGCCTAATACTTCTTCCGGTTCGACAACGCCAAGGACTTTCGCTTCGTCTATTTCGCCATCCGACTTGGGAAGAAACTCGACTAGATCAGCTTTAGACGTGGATCGTCCGTTATCAGAGCCTAATACGACTCAATACGTGCCATCTCATTACGCTCCCGGCAGTGGACCTCAAGAATTCGGGAAAAACATGGCTCTAGAATGCTTTCTGCTAGGCAGGAGAGCTTCTCTACTAGTAAATTCTTTGCGTGATTCGAAACTTTCCGTCGAGCACTTGGCTTATCTTGATAATGACGTTT ATTGCAGCGGGAACAGATTTCTAATGCCAGTGCGAAATCCACAGTGGCTGTTCCACCATACATTGCCAACCAATTTGCAATTCTTTCGGAACAGTCCAATCGAGCGACGACGGAAGATGCGTTTAGCGCCGCTCAACTGTACGGTCACGCCAGCCGAAACACCGTCATTTGTCCACCACGTCATCTTTCTCTTCCTATGTATCCCTATGTTAATCAATGATTGGGTCCTTAGGTTATTTGCAAACGAAAGtttaataaaaacaagaaaaatctTATTTACCTGTACGTTTTCCCCCTCTCTAATTAATTCCATTGGCttggcgtttttgttttcttcctggttttaa
- the LOC116917054 gene encoding uncharacterized protein LOC116917054 isoform X2, which produces MPFSDEESSEMPSPSSQTQFDQETIDVEHMDDDDELKSSPTSFGTGKGASCRNPTCALCKNHGINSPLKGHKRYCPFGRCSCDLCRVTRKKQKINASQVASRRAQQQDRELGIDRPTMQPNTSSGSTTPRTFASSISPSDLGRNSTRSALDVDRPLSEPNTTQYVPSHYAPGSGPQEFGKNMALECFLLGRRASLLVNSLRDSKLSVEHLAYLDNDVCTAICIIRDEVSTQLNDIYQYLIDRLQREQISNASAKSTVAVPPYIANQFAILSEQSNRATTEDAFSAAQLYGHASRNTVICPPRHLSLPMYPYVNQ; this is translated from the coding sequence ATGCCCTTCAGCGATGAAGAATCCTCTGAAATGCCATCTCCGTCCTCCCAAACTCAGTTTGATCAAGAGACGATCGATGTAGAGCACatggatgatgatgacgaGTTAAAAAGTAGTCCAACTTCATTCGGCACAGGAAAAGGAGCATCCTGTCGCAATCCAACTTGCGCCCTGTGCAAGAATCATGGCATCAATAGTCCTTTAAAAGGTCATAAGCGTTACTGTCCATTTGGACGTTGCAGTTGCGACCTGTGTCGAGTCACTCGcaagaaacagaaaatcaaCGCATCTCAGGTAGCCAGTAGACGGGCCCAGCAACAAGACAGAGAACTGGGAATTGATAGGCCCACAATGCAGCCTAATACTTCTTCCGGTTCGACAACGCCAAGGACTTTCGCTTCGTCTATTTCGCCATCCGACTTGGGAAGAAACTCGACTAGATCAGCTTTAGACGTGGATCGTCCGTTATCAGAGCCTAATACGACTCAATACGTGCCATCTCATTACGCTCCCGGCAGTGGACCTCAAGAATTCGGGAAAAACATGGCTCTAGAATGCTTTCTGCTAGGCAGGAGAGCTTCTCTACTAGTAAATTCTTTGCGTGATTCGAAACTTTCCGTCGAGCACTTGGCTTATCTTGATAATGACGTTTGTACGGCGATTTGTATCATTCGAGACGAGGTCTCTACTCAATTGAACGATATCTATCAATATCTTATCGATAGATTGCAGCGGGAACAGATTTCTAATGCCAGTGCGAAATCCACAGTGGCTGTTCCACCATACATTGCCAACCAATTTGCAATTCTTTCGGAACAGTCCAATCGAGCGACGACGGAAGATGCGTTTAGCGCCGCTCAACTGTACGGTCACGCCAGCCGAAACACCGTCATTTGTCCACCACGTCATCTTTCTCTTCCTATGTATCCCTATGTTAATCAATGA
- the LOC116917055 gene encoding uncharacterized protein LOC116917055, with protein sequence MSESEELTVDDGHPVSAFQLHRESSYKKREVYEKLVASKKTPIADGASSSSIMAQSVGNPGPSVSHAVARPSRQSAAKRESSSSLTSAMLSLNGPPTSFSPNLADCKPYSILLGENILVECSLLKRYLLLLKDALSKPDLSVVELQTLTHDVKKAREVLMEKVAVPLNDFQRELQEQIPHEHLAFHSSNSGPPFHSVNSAGPPVHSFHELRNSLLLPLTPTATYPYPSHLYVYPYPEQLTDRRNPVGITDQSCVPYNAQPAH encoded by the coding sequence ATGTCGGAGAGCGAAGAATTGACTGTGGATGATGGGCACCCTGTTTCCGCTTTCCAACTGCATCGCGAGAGCAGTTACAAGAAAAGGGAAGTGTACGAAAAGCTGGTTGCCTCCAAAAAGACCCCGATCGCGGATGGAGCGTCTTCGAGTTCGATAATGGCGCAATCAGTGGGCAATCCTGGGCCGTCAGTTTCGCATGCCGTGGCTCGGCCGTCACGCCAGTCGGCGGCCAAACGGGAAAGCAGTTCTTCTTTGACGTCTGCGATGTTGAGTTTGAATGGCCCTCCGACCTCGTTCAGCCCCAATTTGGCCGATTGTAAACCCTATTCTATTCTTTTGGGAGAGAATATTCTCGTTGAGTGTTCGCTTTTGAAGAGATACCTGTTATTACTGAAAGATGCTTTGTCAAAGCCCGACTTGTCTGTTGTCGAATTACAAACTCTTACTCACGATGTCAAAAAGGCGAGAGAAGTCTTGATGGAAAAGGTTGCAGTGCCTCTGAATGATTTTCAGAGGGAATTGCAAGAGCAAATTCCACATGAACACTTAGCTTTTCATTCGTCAAATTCAGGCCCTCCCTTTCATTCGGTGAATTCAGCAGGTCCTCCTGTTCATTCGTTTCACGAGTTGAGAAATAGTTTGCTACTTCCGCTAACTCCCACGGCTACGTATCCATATCCTTCCCATCTGTATGTCTATCCCTATCCGGAGCAGTTAACTGACAGGAGGAACCCTGTAGGTATTACCGATCAGAGTTGCGTTCCATACAATGCGCAACCTGcgcattaa